TGCTGACGTTCTGTGGCTTCATCCAGATTTTGATAGTGGATCCAGCGCCAGCCATGGCTTACGACGTCATAATCCGCCGCTTTTATTGCCGCAACGATTTCAGGGTTGCGCGCCAGTGCCATCGCAACCCCGAAAATACTCATGGTCAGGCCGCGCTTCTGAAACTCATTGTGGATGCGCCAGAACCCGGCGCGCGATCCATATTCATACAGTGAATCCATCGACATATGGCGGTCAGGGAAACTGGCGGCACCGATAATATCAGAGAGGAATTGTTCAGAACCGGCGTCGCCATGCAGCACGTGGTTCTCCCCACCCTCTTCGAAATTGAGGACAAATTGCACGGCAACCCGGGAATTATTCGGCCACTGAGGGTGTGGTGGCTTACCGGCGTAACCTTTCATGTCACGCGGGTAATTCCCGGTAAAGTGATAGCTCTTATTTTTCGGTTCTTCAGTCATGGTTCGGTTCCTTATGAGCCGAGCCATGAACATCAACTCAGCATGTCAAAACAGCCTGATAACGGCTTTTTATTCGGGTACGCGAGGTCACCGTGTTTACTCGTCCCGACGCCAAGAGCAATGAGGGATTCCACCATTTTCACTGCGGCGGTAACGCCATCAATAACGGGAATACCCAGTTCACTCGTTAACTCCCGTGCAAGATTGGCCATTCCTCCACAACCCAGCACAATCGCTCCGCTGTTATCTTCTTTCATGGCTTGTATACAACGCTCACGTACCTTCAACTGAGCAAGACCCGTGCCATCTTCTAAAGCCAGCACAGGTAGATCGATCGCATGAAGGGCAGCACAGTGATGCTCGAATCCATACTGACGCAGCAAGTGACGCGCAATAATCACTGTACGTGGCAGAGTAGTGACAATAGAAAAACGTGTAGCAACGAGTGTGGCGACATGCATCGCCGCTTCAGCGATGCCGATCACTGGCCCGCTGGCGAGTTCGCGTGCCGCCAACAAACCCGGATCGCCGAAACAGGCAATGACATGACCACTAACGCCCTGCTCTTTGCCAAGTTTGATCTGCTCAAGAACCCCGATGGCAGCAATCGCCTCGTCAAAATGACCTTCTATAGACTCCACGCCTTGTGATGAACAA
The nucleotide sequence above comes from Buttiauxella selenatireducens. Encoded proteins:
- a CDS encoding aspartate/glutamate racemase family protein: MTQHLIQVINPNTNVAMTHTIAEAARSVAAPSSEIIAVCSSQGVESIEGHFDEAIAAIGVLEQIKLGKEQGVSGHVIACFGDPGLLAARELASGPVIGIAEAAMHVATLVATRFSIVTTLPRTVIIARHLLRQYGFEHHCAALHAIDLPVLALEDGTGLAQLKVRERCIQAMKEDNSGAIVLGCGGMANLARELTSELGIPVIDGVTAAVKMVESLIALGVGTSKHGDLAYPNKKPLSGCFDMLS